The window TCAGCCCCCGGCTGGCGAACCAGATCGCTGCCGGTGAGGTGGTCGAGCGTCCGGCGTCGGTGATCAAGGAGTTGCTGGAGAACAGCCTCGACTCCGGGGCCCGGCGCATCGATGTGGATGTCGAGCAGGGCGGTGTCAAGCTGCTGCGTGTGCGCGATGACGGTGGCGGCATTCCTGCCGACGACCTGCCGTTGGCCCTGGCGCGCCACGCCACCAGCAAGATCCGCGATCTGGAAGACCTCGAGCGGGTCATGAGCCTGGGGTTCCGTGGCGAGGCGCTGGCCTCCATCAGTTCGGTGTCGCGCCTGACGCTCACCTCGCGTACCCGCGAAGCCGACCAGGCCTGGCAGGTCGAGACCGAAGGCCGGGACATGGCCTCTCGCGTCCAGCCCGCGGCCCATCCGGTGGGCACCTCGGTGGAAGTGCGCGACCTGTTCTTCAATACCCCGGCGCGGCGCAAGTTTCTCAAGGCCGAGAAGACCGAATTCGATCATTTGCAGGAAGTCATCAAGCGTCTGGCGCTGGCGCGTTTTGACGTGGCGTTCCATTTGCGCCACAACGGCAAGACCATCCTCAGCCTGCACGAGGCCCATGATGATGCGGCCCGTGCTCGACGCGTCGGCGCGGTGTGCGGTGCCGGGTTCCTGGAGCAGGCTCTGCCCATCGAAGTGGAGCGCAATGGCCTGCACCTGTGGGGCTGGGTCGGGCTGCCGACTTTTTCTCGCAGCCAGGCGGACTTGCAGTACTTTTACGTGAACGGGCGGGCGGTGCGCGACAAGCTGGTGGCCCATGCGGTGCGCCAGGCCTATCGCGACGTGTTGTTCAACGGTCGGCATCCAACGTTCGTGCTTTTTTTCGAAGTCGATCCCGCGGTGGTGGACGTCAACGTCCATCCCACCAAGCATGAAGTACGCTTCCGTGACGGGCGCATGGTGCACGATTTCCTTTACGGCACCTTGCACCGCGCCTTGGGCGATGTGCGCCCCGAAGATCAATTGGCGGCACCGGCGGCAGTTGCCGGCATGGTCCGGCCAACGGGGCTGGAGGCTGGCGAATTCGGGCCTCAGGGCGAAATGCGCCTGGCCGCCAACGCACTGCTGGAGCAACCCCAGCCCCAGCCGACCTACAACGCCGCCGGGACCGGCGCGGGCAGCGGTTACCAGTACCAATACACCCCGCGTGCGCAATCGAGCGTGCCCGCCGCCGAAGCTCAGGCGGCTTATCGCGAGTTCTTCAAGCCCCTGCCTGAGGCCGGTGCGGCGGCGTTGCCGGACGGCCAGGGTGACATTCCGCCACTGGGTTATGCCCTGGCGCAGCTCAAAGGCATCTATATCCTCGCGGAAAATGCCCAGGGCCTGGTCCTGGTAGACATGCATGCCGCCCACGAGCGGATCATGTACGAGCGGCTGAAGATCGCCATGGCCAGCGAAGGCCTTAGCGGGCAACCGCTATTGGTGCCTGAATCCCTGGCGGTCAGTCAGCGTGAGGCCGATTGCGCCGAGGAGCATGTGAGCTGGTTCCAGCGCCTGGGCTTTGAGCTGCAGCGCCTGGGCCCGGAAACCCTGGCGATCCGGCAGATCCCGGCGTTGTTGAAGCAGGCCGAGGCCAACCGACTGGTCAGCGACGTGCTGGCGGACCTGATGGAGTACGGCACCAGCGACCGGATCCAGGCGCACCTGAACGAACTGCTCGGCACCATGGCCTGCCACGGCGCAATCCGCGCCAACCGGCGTCTGGCCTTGCCGGAAATGAATGGCCTGCTGCGGGATATGGAAAACACCGAGCGCAGCGGCCAATGCAACCATGGCCGGCCGACCTGGACCCAACTGGGCCTGGACGACCTGGACAAACTGTTCCTGCGCGGTCGTTGATGAGCCAGTTACCACCTGCGATCTTTCTGATGGGGCCGACCGCAGCCGGCAAGACCGACCTGGCCATTGAGTTGACCAAAGTGCTGCCCTGCGAGCTGATCAGCGTCGATTCGGCCTTGGTCTACCGGGGCATGGACATCGGCACGGCCAAGCCGTCAAAAGAGCTGCTGGCCGAGTTCCCGCACCGACTGATCGACATCCTGGATCCGGCCGA is drawn from Pseudomonas rhizophila and contains these coding sequences:
- the mutL gene encoding DNA mismatch repair endonuclease MutL; the encoded protein is MSDELTGSTARIELLSPRLANQIAAGEVVERPASVIKELLENSLDSGARRIDVDVEQGGVKLLRVRDDGGGIPADDLPLALARHATSKIRDLEDLERVMSLGFRGEALASISSVSRLTLTSRTREADQAWQVETEGRDMASRVQPAAHPVGTSVEVRDLFFNTPARRKFLKAEKTEFDHLQEVIKRLALARFDVAFHLRHNGKTILSLHEAHDDAARARRVGAVCGAGFLEQALPIEVERNGLHLWGWVGLPTFSRSQADLQYFYVNGRAVRDKLVAHAVRQAYRDVLFNGRHPTFVLFFEVDPAVVDVNVHPTKHEVRFRDGRMVHDFLYGTLHRALGDVRPEDQLAAPAAVAGMVRPTGLEAGEFGPQGEMRLAANALLEQPQPQPTYNAAGTGAGSGYQYQYTPRAQSSVPAAEAQAAYREFFKPLPEAGAAALPDGQGDIPPLGYALAQLKGIYILAENAQGLVLVDMHAAHERIMYERLKIAMASEGLSGQPLLVPESLAVSQREADCAEEHVSWFQRLGFELQRLGPETLAIRQIPALLKQAEANRLVSDVLADLMEYGTSDRIQAHLNELLGTMACHGAIRANRRLALPEMNGLLRDMENTERSGQCNHGRPTWTQLGLDDLDKLFLRGR